The genomic window CGCTCCAGAACGCAGCCACAGAAACAAAGAGTGAGATCAAAAACATCATTGGGTACGAAAAGCCAAGTGAACCAACATCCCGCACCTCCAAATCAAAAATAGCGTCCCGTACGATATCCGGCTCACCTAATTTGTTAAATAGAAACTCTATTCTATACTTTCCAGCTTCTTCAAAATAATATTTTGTTGTATAGATTCCGGGTGATTTTGTTCTTGGTATAAGAGTCTGTATATGTTGTTCTCTGTCATTAGATAATATTTTTTGTATCACCACTTCAATGACATATGTTTCAGTTGGAAAGTTGCCACGCAAGTCACGCAAAAAAAATGACATATTAACCGTCTCGCCCAACAACTGTGAACCGGGATCGGGAACAAACGTCACAGCGTGCGTTCCGGCATACACTCCAAACGGTACATGAGCCGATGCAGTAGAAATAAATGGCACAAACAATAGTGCAAGAGTAAAGTGAAAGATTAAAAGTTGATGTCTCATATATAGCTTTATTATAGAAGTATAAACAAATTATGTCTTTCTTGTCTCACTTGCTTTACTTTCCTTATCTTGTAATGACACTTCCAGAACTTTCTTCCCTGCAGGAGAACCGGCTGTTTTGAGTGAGAAAGAAAATATTGTGCCCTCCCCAGGTTTTGATTTAAACCAAATTTCCCCTGACATGAGCTCTACCAACTGCTTTACAATGAATAGCCCAAGACCAGTGCCTTCAATATCTTGTGATGTTTTTGCACGCCAGAATTTTTCAAAAATGTGCTTTTGGTGTTGCGGACTGATACCCATACCTTCGTTTGCGACATGAAATATAACAGAATCGTCTTTCACTTCAGAGGAAATGGTAACAACACCTCCCGCTTTACCATACTTTACGGCATTCGTAAGGAGATTTACAAGTACCTCTTTCAAACGCATCTCATCTCCGACTATAGCCGGAGTGTCCTGCTTCACCGTGTTTTCTATGGCAACACTGCGCTCTGCTGCCATACTTTTCACCTCTGCTTCTGCGTCAGTAATCGCACTCACAGCAGATATGTTTGCAAGTTTAAGTTGAAGCGTTTTACCCTCAATCCGCGCAACATTTAAAATATCTTGCACTAAAAATAATAAACGCTCATTGCTATTGCGCAGGATATCAAACGATTCCTTTTCCTCCTTAACAATTTCAGGATGTTTTGATTCTATCGCACTCAATCCCCACTTGATGGCATTCGCCGGTGTGCGTAGCTCATGTGCCGCAACAAAGACAAATTGGTCTTTCAATTTCACCAATTCGTTTGCCTTATCAATTTCACGCTGCGTTGTTTCCTTCAATTCTCTTGTACGAGTGTCTACCATTTTCTCCAGTCCGCTTGCATATTTTGAAAGTTCTCGTCCCTGCAAATCCACCGTGCGCGAGGCACGCCAAACTATAAATGATAGAACTGCAAACATAATAACAAGGGAAAGTGCCACCCTTTGGGTAAAGAGCGTCTTCAGTTTGTTAATCTGTTGATTTATAAAGCCGGTTCGTGAATAGGTTTCAATGACACCAATCACTTCCGCAGAATTACCAAAGGTAATTGGTGCATAGACCTCCAGTCCCTCAACAAACTGCAATTCATATTTATGATGAGGATCGTTTGTATTAAATATTTCTATCTTGGCCGAGGCTTCAAGCGAAAGTGCTTTTATAACTCCTTCAGAAAGTTGAAACTTTACTCCAATGAGTCGCTGTTCATTTGAATATATAATTGTTCCGTCAGGATTCCAAATTTTGATTCTAAATAAGCCTGGAACCTGTAGAAGAGTAGTAAATCGTTCAAACCGGGCGATGTGTTCCTCATCAATGGCTGGTCGTGCAAAATCCTCCGGACTCAAAATGTCCGCCGCGAGACGATTGGCAAAGACAACGGAGTCAAGCTCACGCTGATCCAGAATGAATGTCTTGAGTGCCGGCGCAATAAGGGTAGAGAGAAACACACCAAGCGCAATAAACACAATGGTACCGAGCAGTATGAACTGTAAGAAGATACTTAGATGTGGAAATTTCATCCCGTTAGAGATAGGAAACGCTTTAATCTACTTTTTACATAGCGCTTACCCATGCCAGATTTAAGATATAATTCTCTCGACCTTGCATCTCTTTCTCCAAGACACATTTCATAATACATGATTTGAAATTGTCCTCTGTTTTTGGTTGATGTTGTTCTGTCGTCATTATGTATTTTAAAGCGTTTCCGTAAGTCATCCGTACTTCCAGTATACCACTTACCATCTTTCTTATTTAAAAGTATGTAAGTATGCCAGCTTTTGTTGTCTCTAACGGGATTCATGCAACTAGAATATTATTCTCGCGGTAGAACTGTAATAAACCCAAGTGTAGGTGGATCATCAGGTAGATGGTCATGGTGTCCATATATCCCATACATCGTAAAGGTATGTGAATAACTTTGTCCTTTTGAAATGCCGCCGAGTGCATCAAATAATGGAAGTGAGCTGTGCGTCGGATGCGGATCAGCACCTGGCCAGTGCAATTCGTCGTCAAGGTTGACAAAGGTTATGGTATCTCCCACAAAAATTGTGATATTTGACGGTCGCCAGTCGGTGAAGCTGTGAATTTCAATAATATACTCTTTTGGGCTTTGTAAAATTGGAATTGTGGGTTTGGGCGTGGGGGTTGGTTTTGGCGTTGGGGTTGGTTTTGGCTCTACTACTTTTTTCTCTTCAGGCGGTTTCGTTTCTTCTACAGGAACTGCGGTCTCAGTAAAAGTATTGTTGGTTCTATCGGGTATATCAGAAGGTGTATGGAACAGAGTAATCGAAACCCCAGCTCCTACGATAACAATTACTGATATGATAAAGATAAATGTTTGATTCATAGAATTTTAACTATAGTATATCCTACTCGGTGACAATAATTTTTCCCTCAAAGGCTGGAAATGTGTGGTCGTGATAACCAAATGCCCCAGGTTCGTTAAAAGTAAAAGAAAACTCTTCTCCGATTTTCATTCCTCGGCATACATCAAATCCACTGTGAGAACACCCTCCTGTCGTTGGGTGAAGACTGTGTGTAGGATGTAAATCAGACGCTGGCCATGCAAACTCTAAACCATCGTTAATCCATAAAATAGTGTCGCCTGATGCTATGGTAATGTTTTGTGGACTAAAACCATCAGTATCAATGCGTATCGTATGCACTTCTCCTTTAACATTAAGTTTTGTCTGAAGTGACATCTTTTCTATTTTATCCATAAGTTTTTGTATTTCTGTATTAACGCCGTCAATGAGGTTCTGTATGGTTATTGCTTTAATATTGGTACTGATTGCCAATTCTTCAGAATCCATGCCTTCTGTTGCTTGCCCTCCCAAGTTTTCTTCGAAAATTTGGGAGGGTGAATTTGTGGCTGATACTAATATGCTTGGTGTTGTTGTTGCGGTAGTAGTTGCCACCCCTATCACTAGAGGTACGAATGGAATGGTCGTTTTTGCAGAAATAAATGCGGCAGGAGAAAACAGATTTTCCCAGTCGAATGCAAACAGTCCGTAGAAATAAGCAGTGTCTGAAATGAGACCGCTGTCTATCGTACTTTCTGTCCGCCCCCGAAATACGGTATCTCCATCAAATGGATTGCCTGGGAGTGACTCATCGTTGCGAACTATATGCACACCAACGAAGTTTTGGTTATCGGGATTAGTCCACCGAATCATAACACTACTCTCTCCTGCCACAACAGACGGGGAGTGAATACGGGAAAGTGTTGAGGTATTTCCCCCCCCCATGGGAAGTGGTAATTCTTCTACTCCTCTTTTGGTAGTAATCGATATCGCCACTGGAAGTGAGATATCTCTGTTTGTGTTGATGTGAAAAACTGAGTAGTAGTACTTCGTATCCAATTTTAGTGCGCTATCTCGATAATATGGAAGTGTGCTTGTGGAAATATTTATTTCATTTCCATCTTTTACATGTTTCGCAAATCGGTCTATCCTTCGTACGATTACAGTTTCTAAATAGTTCACGTCAGTGGGTAGCCGCCATGACAGAAGTGCTGTTGTTTCTCCACCCGCACCAAAAACACCATTAGGTGGTATTGGACGCGTTGTATTCTCGGGTACAAGGGTGGTAAACGAGTACTCAAGAGAACGAATCTTTTCATCAAGTGTTGCTCCTATGACCGTGCGAAAATAGTATGTGGTACTTGCTGTGAGGTTTTGTAGTAATGCATACTGCTCGATTGCAAGATTGGGATACGACGATAGAGTCGTTGATGTATATTCTTTACTTGTCGTCCCATGCTCAACAAATGAATAGGCTGAATTGTCGGTCTGCCATCTAATAACAGCACCGGTTGCGTACACATCAATGGAAGGAACCGCATAATCAATTGAGAACGCAGGAGATACTGCCTCTCCCTTCTCTCCCACATTATCAACTGCACGCACGATAACTCTGTAGTCATCTCCCTCTGGCAATCCTTCTGCATTCCAGTTATATGTTCCGGTCGCGGTAAGTCCGCCCACAATAAAGTTTCGCCGCCTGATATCGGAACCGACAATATAATATATAGAAACCGAGGAGTTGCTTAAACCAAGCCATGCACGCTCAAACTCATCATTTTTATCTGTCGCCTCGTATGTTATAGGAACAATGGTCCCAAATACATCCCCTCTTAGTGGAGCTGTTATGGCAACTTCAGGATGATATGCTGCAGGACCACCACCTCCACTGATTCCTCCACCATCTCCTCCACCATCTCCTCCACAGTTACCGCGAACCGCAAAGTCGGCATCAGAAACATCCCAATCACCGGTTGAAGCATGGTTGGTAAGATGGCCTTCAATCCAAATACGACCGGTTTCCGAAATATCACCGCTTCCCGGTGTCCATTTATAAAACAGTTTTCTTAGCGGATGTTTGATAAGTGAAGAATCTAAATGTATTGGTTGTGTTCCATCATTCTTGTAATAGATTGCACTATGGTTGGTGTCAAAACTTGCAGTGACATCATATGAAACACCAACAGTTAAACACTCGCCACCATTTGGCAGTGTAATAGAGACAGCCCCAGCAGATACTGATTGGGGCAGAAGAAAGAGAAAAATCACCACGACCAAAAGAGCAGGAGCTGTCCATCGCGCCAGATTCAAATATAAATGTTTAAAGCCTAAAAACGCTGCTGTCATAAAAAAACAGTGTGATACGTTTATTATACAATATTGTAGAGAGCAACGACTGGTGGCTATACACAGCTATAATTCAACGAGTCTCAGTCTTGCTATTCTTTAAGAAGTTTTACGAGAAGAAGTTCAAGTGGTAGCTGTGAAATATAGGACATCCCCACCAAATCATAAGCGTCAAGAAGTTCTCGTAATACATTGGAGTTTATTGATGACTTTTTATCTTTACTAAATTCCTCTATAAAAGCAAAATCTTCACTAGAAAATTGTTCTTCAATGTCTTTTTTCATCTCGGGTGCATAGCGCAATAAAAGCACTGCTCGAACTTTCTGAAGTATCATTTTAATAAAAACCTTCATATCTATATTATTTTCAGACGCCTCGTGCACTGCTTTAAGTCCTTTTCCAAGGTCTTTCTCCTCAACAGCGGAAATTATACTATTTACGAGGGTGCTTCCCGGGGCTCCTGTTACCCTCTCAACTTCTTTTAAACTTATATTCTTATCTTTTGATGAAGCAATGATTTTTTGCAAAATTCCTTGAGCATCACGAAATGAACCTTCAGAAAGTAAGGATATTAAATCGGCTGATGATTGTTCCAATTTGTATCCTTCTTTTTTTGCAATTTTTTTTACCATTTCTTTGAGTACTGGCATACTCGGTTTTTTGAATACAAAACTTTGACATCTTGAAACAATTGTTTCGGGCAATTTATGGAGCTCGGTGGTGGCAAGCACAAACAACACATGTCGTGGTGGTTCTTCTAGTGTCTTGAGTAATGCATTGAATGCAGGAGTCGTGAGCATGTGTACCTCATCCACTATGTAGACTTTGTATGGAGATTCAAACGGTAGAGTGTGTACCGCTTCGCGCAATTCGCGTATATCATCTATTCCACGGTTAGATGCCGCATCTATTTCGTATAAATCTTTGTCTGTACATCCAACTTTTCTTGCGAGAATCCGCGCTACACTTGTTTTCCCTGTCCCGCGTGAACCAGAAAAAAGATACGCATGGGCTATATTGTTTTGTTTGAGCGCACCCTCA from Patescibacteria group bacterium includes these protein-coding regions:
- a CDS encoding HAMP domain-containing histidine kinase — translated: MKFPHLSIFLQFILLGTIVFIALGVFLSTLIAPALKTFILDQRELDSVVFANRLAADILSPEDFARPAIDEEHIARFERFTTLLQVPGLFRIKIWNPDGTIIYSNEQRLIGVKFQLSEGVIKALSLEASAKIEIFNTNDPHHKYELQFVEGLEVYAPITFGNSAEVIGVIETYSRTGFINQQINKLKTLFTQRVALSLVIMFAVLSFIVWRASRTVDLQGRELSKYASGLEKMVDTRTRELKETTQREIDKANELVKLKDQFVFVAAHELRTPANAIKWGLSAIESKHPEIVKEEKESFDILRNSNERLLFLVQDILNVARIEGKTLQLKLANISAVSAITDAEAEVKSMAAERSVAIENTVKQDTPAIVGDEMRLKEVLVNLLTNAVKYGKAGGVVTISSEVKDDSVIFHVANEGMGISPQHQKHIFEKFWRAKTSQDIEGTGLGLFIVKQLVELMSGEIWFKSKPGEGTIFSFSLKTAGSPAGKKVLEVSLQDKESKASETRKT
- a CDS encoding GIY-YIG nuclease family protein — translated: MNPVRDNKSWHTYILLNKKDGKWYTGSTDDLRKRFKIHNDDRTTSTKNRGQFQIMYYEMCLGERDARSRELYLKSGMGKRYVKSRLKRFLSLTG
- the dnaX gene encoding DNA polymerase III subunit gamma/tau, with protein sequence EGALKQNNIAHAYLFSGSRGTGKTSVARILARKVGCTDKDLYEIDAASNRGIDDIRELREAVHTLPFESPYKVYIVDEVHMLTTPAFNALLKTLEEPPRHVLFVLATTELHKLPETIVSRCQSFVFKKPSMPVLKEMVKKIAKKEGYKLEQSSADLISLLSEGSFRDAQGILQKIIASSKDKNISLKEVERVTGAPGSTLVNSIISAVEEKDLGKGLKAVHEASENNIDMKVFIKMILQKVRAVLLLRYAPEMKKDIEEQFSSEDFAFIEEFSKDKKSSINSNVLRELLDAYDLVGMSYISQLPLELLLVKLLKE